Genomic window (Spirochaetales bacterium):
GGTGTACTTACAATGTGATCAAATATATGCAAATAGTCTTTCAAGTAATAATCATCTAATAATCTCCCCATTTTTTACAGAAATTTGTTTTAATAACAATTCTGCATCCATATTAAAAATAATATTAAAAATCCATTAAGTCAAATTTATGGAATGACGGTAAAAGATGCGATAAAAGCTTCGTGGAAATTACATCAATAAATAAATAATCCGGTCGTTGAAAAAGAAAAATGAAGAGTGACTACGGATTCCGAGGATGAAGACGGATTACTCGGCGAGGTGAGGGATGGGGTGAAAGACAAGATTGTATGATTTCAGATTATCGCTAAAGATTAGTAATTAATTAATTTAAATTTTAATTGACTGTTTCGATAAGTAGCGGCACTCGGCGTTGGGAAGGATTCCTGCGCGTTGCGGAGTAATCCGCGTCATCCGTTCTTTACCGCGAAATCCGTAGTGACCCCATACTTAACGTACATCTAAATCCTTACCTTTTTCAGCCTGAGCGAGTTCGCGACGACGTTCAGCGAACTGGCAGCCATGGCGATTTCGGCGATGACGGGGTGAAGGAGTCCTGTGACGGCGAGCGGGATGGCGATGATATTATAAAAAAATGCCCAGAAAAGGTTCTGCCGTATTTTCCTGAAGGTGGCGCGCGAGAGGGCGATCGCCGAAACAACGCCGGTGAGGCTTCCTGAGACGAGGGTGATATCCGCCGACTCGATCGCTATATCCGTGCCCGTCCCGATCGCGATGCCGATATCGGCCTGTTTCAGGGCCGGGGCGTCGTTGATACCGTCACCCACCATGGCGACGGTTTTCCCTTTGTCCTGCAGACGCCTGACAACCTCGATTTTACCGTCCGGAAGCAGCCCCGCGTACACTTTTTCGATGCCGGCCGTTTCCGCGATCGCGCGGGCAGTCGCCGGATTGTCGCCGGTCAGCATGACCGTGTCGATGCCCATCGAATGAAGGCTCGACACGGCTTCCCGCGAATCGGTCTTTATCCTGTCCGCGATACCGATCGCGCCGATAATGGCGCCGTTCTCCGCTGTGAGAATCACCGAGTATCCCTTTTGCTGGTAATTGTCGATATCGGTCTTGAACTCGGAATAATCGATGCCGGATTCATCGAAAAAAGCCATACTGCCGATGGCGATCCGGCTGCTTCCCATGACGGCGGATACCCCTCTGCCCGCTTTCGCCGTTACGGATTCGGGATCGAGGAGGGCGATCCCGCGCGATTCAGCCTCGCGGACGACGGCCCGTGCAAGCGGGTGCTCGCTTTTGTTTTCGACGGAAGCCGCATACCGGAGAAATTGATGTTCGTCGATGTTCGATGTCATTGCCGCGACGTCGGGTTTCCCTTCCGTGATCGTGCCGGTTTTGTCGAAAACGACCGTATCGACGGTTCGCGCCGTCTGGATGGCGCGGCCGTTTCGAACGAGAATGCCGTTAACGGCGCCTTGTCCCATCCCCACCATGAGCGCGGTCGGGGTGGCAAGACCGAGCGCGCAGGGGCACGCGATGACGAGTGTCGCGATCGACGCGAAAAGTGCCATTGAAACGACGCTTCGCGCCGGATCGATCCAGGGAATTATGCCTGTAAAGAACCTCAGGAATGCGGTGCCCTGTTCGGGAAAGAAGAACCAGAAGCCGAATGTCAGGATCGAAAGGGTGAGGACAACGGGGACGAAGATCGCCGTGACCCTGTCCGCGAAGGTCTGGATCGGGATCTTCGAACCCTGGGCTTCTTCGACCATCCTTATGATGCGGGCCAGAAAGGTATCGTTTCCCGTTTTTTCGATGAGGACTTTGATGGCCCCCTCGTGATTGACCGTCGCACCGATGACCGGATCCCCCGGTTTTCTGTCGACGGGAATCGACTCGCCCGTCGCGATGGATTCGTCGATCGAACTTTCGCCTTCGATGATGCGGCCGTCGACCGGTATCTTTTCACCGGGCTTCACCAGAACCGTATCACCCGGGCGAAGCGAATCGACCGGGACATCGGCGAGAGTCCCGTCCCCGGAAACGAGGTGTGCGTGTTTCGCCCCGAGTTCAAGCAGTTGTTTGATCGCGCGCGACGCTCTGCCCGTTGCGAGTTCTTTCAGGTAATTGCCGATGAGGTTGATCGACATGATCATGGCGCCGACAACGGAAAAATTTTCTATCGGTATGCCGGATAACCTGAGCACACCGGTCGAAAATGCGGCGACCGTTCCGATCCCGATCAGGGAATCCATGGTAAAGGACAGTTTCCCGAACGATACGAGGGTACTCCGCATCACGGGAAAACCGATAACAAAGATGACGGGAAACGCGAGGATGAGATCGATCGAAAGTGAAACCTCACCCGGGATAACGGTGCCGGCGCCGAACATTTCAAACAGCATCTTGATCGTCAACGGAAGGGTAATCGCCCACGCAGCAATGAGTTTTTTCTTTTCCTTTTTCGATCTCGCGAGCGCGGGGTCTTCGGCTTCGGCGTTTTTAGCATTCCCTGCTTTGGCTGCCGAGGACGTCATGCTTCCGGTCAAAACGGATGCGTCGTATCCCGCATCCCGGACAACGCCGATGAGGTGTTCCGGGTCTTTTGTATCGTAAAGGATGAGGTACGCTTTCTTCGATGCGAAGTTGACGTTTGCCTCTTTCACCGCCTCATCCGATTTCAGCGCTTTCTCGATACGTGCGGCGCATGAAGCGCACGACATGCCCCTTAACGATAGTACGACTTTATCTTCCATAACGCATATACTCCTTTCGTATCGGGACACGGAAAAGCTTATCCGCCTTTTTTGAATTGAGAAAACATCTGCATCACCTCATCGATTTTTCTGTTCCTGTCTTCCTTTGAACCGCTTTTCATGCTTTCCGCGACACAGGTATGAAGGTGCTGATACATGACCATATCTTCCACCTTTCTCATCGCCGACACGACCGCCCGGGTTTGCGAAAGGATATCGATACAGTACCGCTCGTTTTCGATCATCTTGACGATTCCCCGTATCTGGCCCTCGATTTTCCTGAGCCGGGTGATAACCTCTTCCGATTGCCGTTTATTCATCATCAGTGTTTCTCCCGATATATAAGTTCCGTTATAATATACTATACCATGGTAGGGTAGTCAAGGGTTGCGGCGCCGTCTGAAGATACGGCTGGGAAGTATTATGTTTTCTTATATAATTTTGGAAACCATCTTCCGGTCTTTTTTTTATAACTGCGGTAGGCGTCGCCGAATTTTTCTTCCAGTTTTTTCTCTTCAAACGCGGCCATATGAT
Coding sequences:
- a CDS encoding metal-sensitive transcriptional regulator is translated as MMNKRQSEEVITRLRKIEGQIRGIVKMIENERYCIDILSQTRAVVSAMRKVEDMVMYQHLHTCVAESMKSGSKEDRNRKIDEVMQMFSQFKKGG
- a CDS encoding copper-translocating P-type ATPase; amino-acid sequence: MEDKVVLSLRGMSCASCAARIEKALKSDEAVKEANVNFASKKAYLILYDTKDPEHLIGVVRDAGYDASVLTGSMTSSAAKAGNAKNAEAEDPALARSKKEKKKLIAAWAITLPLTIKMLFEMFGAGTVIPGEVSLSIDLILAFPVIFVIGFPVMRSTLVSFGKLSFTMDSLIGIGTVAAFSTGVLRLSGIPIENFSVVGAMIMSINLIGNYLKELATGRASRAIKQLLELGAKHAHLVSGDGTLADVPVDSLRPGDTVLVKPGEKIPVDGRIIEGESSIDESIATGESIPVDRKPGDPVIGATVNHEGAIKVLIEKTGNDTFLARIIRMVEEAQGSKIPIQTFADRVTAIFVPVVLTLSILTFGFWFFFPEQGTAFLRFFTGIIPWIDPARSVVSMALFASIATLVIACPCALGLATPTALMVGMGQGAVNGILVRNGRAIQTARTVDTVVFDKTGTITEGKPDVAAMTSNIDEHQFLRYAASVENKSEHPLARAVVREAESRGIALLDPESVTAKAGRGVSAVMGSSRIAIGSMAFFDESGIDYSEFKTDIDNYQQKGYSVILTAENGAIIGAIGIADRIKTDSREAVSSLHSMGIDTVMLTGDNPATARAIAETAGIEKVYAGLLPDGKIEVVRRLQDKGKTVAMVGDGINDAPALKQADIGIAIGTGTDIAIESADITLVSGSLTGVVSAIALSRATFRKIRQNLFWAFFYNIIAIPLAVTGLLHPVIAEIAMAASSLNVVANSLRLKKVRI